In Alteromonas sp. V450, the following proteins share a genomic window:
- a CDS encoding potassium channel family protein, with the protein MSPWNKLRKIMMQYFAESRWYTIVSASVFYAITSYWLLYAANEHDLIASVDFVYWLAVTASTVGYGDLSPTTPAGKLVVAFYVIPLGLSIFAMVIGRIAGWVSLQWKKGLMGMNNLHLDQHILIIGWNGQRTMVLLDLILQEREAMSDRPDIVLCVKADITNPMPGVIEFVKVDSFNKDEDMDRACVSSAKTILIDNPQDDVTMTTALYCAKRNPDAHQVAYFDDDSLVSLLQDHCPKVECTPSVAVEMLVKAAFDPGSSMLHHDLLSVDAGQAQFSIKIPEDSPAISVAKLFINLKRKHNAIFIGYAPNGQVKEMVVNPPLDTTLNAGDTLFYIAERRINAINWSSLDAD; encoded by the coding sequence ATGTCTCCATGGAATAAACTGCGCAAAATAATGATGCAATATTTTGCCGAATCTCGTTGGTACACCATAGTCAGCGCTTCGGTGTTCTATGCAATCACCAGTTACTGGCTGTTATACGCGGCTAACGAACACGACCTTATTGCTAGCGTAGATTTCGTTTATTGGTTAGCGGTAACTGCTTCAACGGTAGGTTATGGCGACCTATCACCTACTACCCCCGCCGGTAAACTCGTTGTTGCATTTTATGTAATTCCTTTAGGCCTCAGCATTTTCGCAATGGTTATAGGTCGTATCGCTGGATGGGTCTCGTTGCAATGGAAAAAAGGGTTAATGGGTATGAACAACCTACATTTGGATCAACATATTTTAATTATCGGATGGAATGGACAACGCACGATGGTCCTTCTTGATTTGATATTACAAGAGAGAGAGGCCATGTCCGACAGGCCAGATATCGTCCTGTGCGTTAAGGCTGACATTACTAACCCCATGCCTGGCGTAATTGAATTCGTCAAAGTCGACTCTTTTAATAAAGATGAGGATATGGATAGGGCCTGCGTTTCCTCTGCAAAAACAATTCTCATAGATAACCCTCAAGATGACGTTACCATGACAACGGCGCTTTATTGCGCAAAGCGCAACCCTGATGCACATCAGGTTGCTTACTTCGATGACGATAGCTTGGTTAGCCTGTTACAAGACCACTGCCCAAAAGTAGAATGTACGCCCAGCGTTGCGGTGGAAATGCTTGTGAAAGCGGCTTTCGACCCTGGCTCTAGTATGCTTCATCACGATTTATTGAGTGTAGATGCCGGCCAGGCACAATTCTCAATAAAAATACCTGAAGATAGCCCTGCCATCTCAGTAGCCAAACTTTTCATTAACTTAAAACGAAAGCACAACGCGATTTTCATTGGCTATGCACCTAATGGGCAAGTAAAGGAAATGGTAGTTAACCCTCCTTTAGACACCACGTTAAATGCCGGTGACACGTTATTTTATATTGCAGAACGACGCATTAACGCCATTAACTGGTCGTCGCTAGATGCTGATTAA
- a CDS encoding YjfK family protein, producing the protein MFSKLFKKTKVTTPKAPEVMGLYLGGSFELDNLKLTLLEPELTIQRAARSQLIQAVGEAPLDTGGTLLRFYTDDEAFLQVVLDGGMSENHISDVKLWHFYDTQTIGSTAQWNECLANIISQPTYELDGKTFTRVWGAVGDESPPVAVTETTYEEDGDTSTTDQFMMLYERPLDNDRVETLLVVGEEKQVGHNLDRCLVISTGFDIQPTDITING; encoded by the coding sequence ATGTTTAGTAAGTTATTTAAAAAAACAAAGGTTACAACGCCAAAAGCGCCGGAAGTGATGGGGCTCTATTTAGGTGGCTCATTTGAGCTAGATAACTTAAAGCTCACTTTGCTCGAACCTGAACTGACCATTCAACGCGCCGCTCGCTCACAACTCATTCAAGCGGTTGGCGAAGCGCCCTTAGATACTGGCGGCACACTTTTGAGGTTCTACACCGACGATGAAGCGTTTCTCCAGGTTGTCCTAGATGGTGGTATGAGTGAAAACCACATTTCTGATGTTAAGCTTTGGCATTTTTACGATACGCAAACAATTGGCAGTACGGCGCAATGGAACGAGTGTTTGGCAAATATTATCAGCCAGCCCACTTATGAACTGGACGGAAAAACCTTTACCCGTGTATGGGGGGCCGTCGGTGATGAGTCTCCACCCGTCGCCGTGACAGAAACCACTTATGAAGAAGACGGTGATACCAGTACAACTGATCAGTTTATGATGCTTTATGAACGCCCACTTGATAACGACAGAGTGGAAACACTTCTTGTTGTAGGTGAAGAAAAACAAGTCGGTCACAATTTAGATCGCTGTCTTGTCATTTCAACAGGTTTTGATATCCAGCCCACAGACATAACAATTAACGGTTAA
- a CDS encoding DUF350 domain-containing protein has translation METILQSLSGLDNFALYFGLSIVFLFIFKLVYALVTPHDEWKLVKEEKNVAAAIGFGGAIIGFAIALGSAASNSVAIIDFAIWALVAVIAQSLAFAILRFSFMPKIAERINNNEISAGVMLASMSIAVGLLNAACMTY, from the coding sequence ATGGAAACAATTTTGCAATCGCTGTCAGGTTTAGACAACTTCGCGCTTTACTTTGGCTTATCTATCGTTTTTTTGTTCATTTTCAAACTGGTTTACGCTCTTGTAACGCCGCACGATGAATGGAAGTTAGTTAAAGAAGAAAAAAATGTTGCAGCGGCCATTGGCTTTGGTGGCGCAATTATTGGCTTCGCGATAGCCCTAGGTAGCGCAGCATCAAATTCTGTTGCAATAATCGACTTCGCCATATGGGCACTGGTAGCAGTGATTGCTCAATCATTGGCGTTCGCTATTTTGCGATTTAGCTTCATGCCCAAAATTGCAGAGCGCATTAATAATAATGAAATTTCAGCAGGTGTTATGCTAGCTAGCATGTCAATCGCCGTTGGCTTACTAAATGCAGCATGCATGACCTATTAA
- a CDS encoding DUF1190 family protein, whose translation MTSLKNSNQPQLSGNEQHCESSVTADKPKTKRSKNIDLNHMRKGFIAKPLALGVASIMLSACGSEREDAVIYTSLEDCTQDYPDAVERCEAAYKTAVDEAMRTSPRFSSEFDCEHEFGPNQCQYVNNSSGSFFMPFMAGYMVSSLLSPSRYYSQPLYTSYAYGSPYRSRWITADGYVFDGDLRKRKYRVSKDVYKPKPTVNRTMKRGGFGSSVRAKSSWGSSSRSGGWGG comes from the coding sequence ATGACTTCGTTAAAAAATAGCAACCAGCCGCAACTATCCGGTAATGAACAGCACTGTGAATCTAGTGTTACAGCGGATAAACCCAAGACAAAACGCAGTAAAAACATTGATTTAAACCATATGCGCAAAGGTTTTATCGCTAAACCTCTGGCGCTTGGTGTAGCAAGTATTATGCTGAGCGCTTGCGGAAGCGAGCGCGAGGATGCGGTTATCTACACGTCTTTAGAAGACTGTACACAAGACTACCCTGACGCCGTGGAGCGCTGTGAAGCCGCCTATAAAACAGCGGTGGATGAAGCCATGCGGACAAGCCCACGTTTTTCTTCTGAGTTTGACTGTGAACATGAATTTGGGCCAAACCAGTGTCAATATGTAAACAACAGTAGCGGCAGCTTTTTCATGCCATTTATGGCAGGCTATATGGTGAGTTCATTACTTTCACCTAGCCGATATTATTCTCAGCCACTTTACACGTCATATGCGTATGGTTCTCCCTATCGCTCTCGCTGGATTACGGCGGATGGCTATGTATTTGACGGTGATCTGAGAAAACGCAAATACCGAGTGAGCAAAGACGTTTACAAACCAAAACCAACCGTTAATCGCACTATGAAACGCGGTGGATTTGGCAGCAGTGTGCGCGCAAAATCGTCATGGGGCAGCAGCAGTAGGTCTGGCGGCTGGGGCGGTTAA
- a CDS encoding glutathionylspermidine synthase family protein, translating into MFRMSCQPREGWQQLASEFGFHFHTMYGEPYWDESAYYQFSLEQIENDIEDPTAQLHQMCLDVVDDVVKSEALLKRFCIPEYHWDFIKQSWDARDPSLYSRLDLVYNGKSPAKLLENNADTPTSLYESGFWQWLWLEQNVDAGKLARNADQFNSLQEKLVHRFREIALHYDINQLHMACCKDTVEDRGTVQYLQDCAREAGLHSDFVFIEDIGIADTGVFTDLQNKPITECFKLYPWEFMLREEFGDVLHEAGTNWIEPSWKAIISNKALLPQLWKKFKGHPNLLPAFFSDDTSSADLSGKWIKKPLFSREGANISIVENGKEQALSEGPYGEEGFILQSFQPLPIFEGNHTLIGSWLVDDMPAGISVREDKSAITQDLSRYLPHIIL; encoded by the coding sequence ATGTTCAGAATGTCATGCCAACCTCGTGAGGGTTGGCAGCAGCTTGCAAGCGAGTTCGGCTTTCATTTTCACACTATGTATGGTGAACCGTATTGGGATGAAAGCGCCTATTATCAATTTTCATTAGAACAAATTGAAAACGACATTGAAGATCCTACCGCACAGCTTCATCAAATGTGTTTGGATGTCGTCGATGACGTGGTAAAAAGTGAGGCGTTACTCAAGCGTTTTTGCATCCCTGAATATCATTGGGATTTTATCAAGCAAAGCTGGGACGCTAGAGATCCTAGCTTATACTCTCGACTCGATCTTGTTTACAACGGCAAAAGCCCAGCAAAACTGCTCGAAAACAACGCTGACACACCCACCAGCCTTTACGAATCAGGGTTTTGGCAATGGTTATGGCTAGAACAAAACGTAGACGCAGGAAAACTGGCGCGTAATGCAGATCAGTTTAATAGCCTGCAAGAAAAGCTAGTACACAGATTTCGCGAAATCGCTCTTCATTATGATATTAATCAGCTTCACATGGCGTGCTGCAAAGACACGGTAGAGGACAGAGGCACAGTGCAATACCTTCAAGATTGTGCGCGTGAAGCTGGGCTTCACTCCGATTTTGTCTTTATCGAAGACATTGGAATTGCAGATACAGGCGTGTTTACCGACTTACAAAACAAGCCAATCACCGAATGTTTTAAGTTATACCCTTGGGAGTTTATGCTGCGTGAAGAATTTGGTGATGTATTACATGAAGCAGGAACCAATTGGATAGAACCCTCTTGGAAAGCAATAATTTCCAACAAAGCGCTTCTGCCCCAACTTTGGAAAAAGTTTAAAGGTCATCCTAATTTACTACCCGCATTTTTTTCTGACGATACGTCTAGCGCTGATCTTTCTGGAAAGTGGATTAAAAAGCCACTCTTTTCAAGAGAGGGGGCGAATATCTCTATTGTTGAAAACGGTAAAGAGCAAGCGTTAAGCGAGGGTCCTTATGGGGAGGAAGGTTTTATTTTGCAATCTTTCCAACCGCTTCCAATATTTGAGGGAAATCATACGCTCATAGGAAGCTGGCTTGTTGATGATATGCCAGCCGGTATATCGGTCAGAGAAGACAAATCTGCCATTACGCAAGATCTTTCACGCTACCTGCCTCATATAATTTTGTAA
- a CDS encoding rhomboid family intramembrane serine protease, which produces MKPFSLQIRILLTLGALLIAIEVANLLTGNALNHFGVVPRSISHLPFIFTAPFLHGTPTHLMANLVPLLLFMWLTMQWGMRTFLIATISALLIGGIGVWLFGRTATHIGASGMVYGYFGFLVLAGFRSKKIRYLLISLLVAALYGTMLVGILPTSKFISFEYHLFGFVGGLIAAWYWAR; this is translated from the coding sequence ATGAAGCCGTTTTCGCTACAAATAAGAATATTGCTTACGCTAGGAGCACTTCTTATCGCAATTGAAGTTGCTAACCTACTAACCGGTAATGCTTTAAATCATTTTGGCGTTGTGCCTCGCTCTATTTCGCACCTTCCCTTCATCTTTACGGCACCATTTTTACATGGCACTCCTACGCACTTAATGGCTAACCTAGTGCCACTTCTTTTATTCATGTGGCTAACTATGCAATGGGGTATGCGCACCTTTCTTATTGCAACAATAAGCGCATTATTGATTGGTGGAATTGGCGTTTGGCTATTCGGAAGGACTGCTACACATATTGGTGCAAGCGGTATGGTTTATGGTTACTTTGGCTTTCTGGTATTGGCTGGATTTAGAAGTAAAAAAATACGTTATTTACTCATTTCTCTGTTAGTAGCCGCGCTTTACGGCACAATGTTGGTCGGGATCCTTCCAACCTCTAAATTTATTTCCTTTGAATATCACCTATTTGGGTTTGTTGGCGGTTTAATTGCTGCTTGGTACTGGGCACGCTAG
- a CDS encoding VC0807 family protein: MSAVEQSPQKNQGFFGNLAFNIVIPVVLMSYASSEDYLGPAWSIVAALSFPIGYGLWDLKASGKINGFSILGIISVLLTGGFSLLKLPAEYIAIKEAAIPGMIGIAVLVTQYSNKPLVKMLILNDQIINWPYLNEVLDKQGKQAEFKKKVATSSYIVASSFFLSSALNYILAKMILVSEPGTTAYTEELGRMTALSYPVIVIPSMVLLIAALWYLFAQIKKITGEELDNFINQ, encoded by the coding sequence ATGTCAGCAGTAGAACAATCTCCCCAAAAAAACCAAGGCTTCTTTGGCAACCTTGCGTTTAATATTGTTATACCCGTGGTACTAATGAGCTATGCAAGCTCAGAAGATTATCTTGGACCGGCCTGGAGTATCGTAGCAGCCTTAAGCTTTCCCATCGGTTATGGGCTTTGGGACTTGAAGGCGTCAGGTAAAATAAACGGCTTTTCTATTCTAGGAATAATCAGCGTGTTGTTAACGGGTGGCTTTAGTTTACTAAAATTACCTGCTGAATATATTGCCATTAAAGAAGCTGCGATCCCCGGCATGATTGGAATTGCCGTTCTTGTTACGCAGTACTCCAATAAGCCGTTAGTAAAAATGCTTATCCTCAACGATCAGATAATTAATTGGCCTTATCTCAACGAAGTACTAGATAAACAAGGCAAGCAGGCTGAATTTAAGAAGAAGGTTGCAACCAGCTCCTACATCGTAGCAAGTTCATTTTTTCTATCTTCAGCGCTCAACTATATTCTGGCAAAAATGATTTTAGTCAGTGAACCCGGAACAACCGCTTACACTGAAGAGCTTGGGCGGATGACGGCTTTGAGTTACCCCGTTATAGTTATTCCAAGCATGGTTCTGCTAATTGCTGCACTGTGGTATTTATTTGCACAGATTAAAAAGATCACGGGCGAAGAGCTGGATAATTTCATCAACCAGTAA
- a CDS encoding ABC transporter ATP-binding protein, producing MLKIENLNKSFYQTDDVQLLENLCLEVPAGASVSIQGASGCGKSTLLSLIAGFDFPDSGNIFVDGTSLSNIANLDSFRKNQLGIVFQSFNLFDCFNVWDNIAFTARLKGNYNKAYQQELMHSLGINSLATKPVSVLSGGEQQRCAIARALIHKPSLVLADEPTGNLDESNSDAVASLLYETCSRTNTSLVLVTHSNQVAQQANMSFLLKRGKLEEITNLNKRSITTGTHNHSLCN from the coding sequence ATGCTAAAAATTGAAAATCTCAATAAGTCGTTTTACCAAACCGACGATGTTCAGCTACTTGAAAACTTGTGTTTAGAGGTGCCAGCAGGCGCTTCCGTAAGTATTCAAGGCGCATCAGGCTGTGGGAAATCTACCCTACTCTCTTTAATAGCTGGCTTTGATTTTCCAGATTCTGGCAACATTTTTGTTGATGGAACGTCACTTTCAAACATTGCAAATCTAGACTCCTTTCGTAAAAACCAGCTGGGCATTGTATTTCAAAGCTTCAACCTTTTTGATTGTTTTAATGTTTGGGACAACATTGCTTTTACAGCCAGACTTAAAGGCAATTACAATAAAGCCTACCAGCAAGAATTAATGCATAGCTTAGGTATTAATAGTTTAGCCACGAAACCGGTGTCGGTTTTATCTGGGGGCGAGCAGCAGCGATGTGCCATTGCTCGCGCACTCATCCATAAACCGTCTCTTGTGTTAGCGGATGAGCCTACCGGCAATCTTGATGAAAGCAACAGCGATGCGGTTGCCTCATTGCTTTACGAGACCTGTTCACGCACCAATACGTCCCTTGTTTTAGTTACCCATAGCAACCAGGTTGCCCAACAGGCCAATATGTCTTTCCTGCTTAAAAGAGGCAAGCTAGAAGAAATCACCAATCTGAACAAGCGCTCCATTACAACTGGTACGCATAATCATTCGTTATGTAATTAA
- a CDS encoding ABC transporter permease, which produces MNALFLTFNAMLAMARTRPWEPLLIIVAILLANAGLVTVLLINEGASQGALTQQNGTLLNGTIITAAQQQSLAAQTTEQSGAAHTNALHLNTSHYSKLRKAGFTDIIAFSQREVTLQCKEKIDNRKTLNLIGLDTQPLLGSRFKQLTIQPSRSTATSKPSPSGQFIIDALINPITVAELNCNQPLYTTGEKTWSSDIRVSVDSKMPEDTLVVSIADFYTDNISPFNTPLAGLISITELTPAMREQLDNLLPFKINIKSTYNNDTGTLPESFTLNLWAMSMLMGVVALFIVLNALNLMYKARLFNVLRFRQLGVSSRLLGVALLVELLFYCILGVPIGIYVGFEAASALSPVIKGTFSSLFDAAFVTPDIDVIFIFSLAFFITFVALCLFAIVPIRQLSKSLLTHRQQQRSTPSIRFVCCTSIVILVVLYGVSIFIHSTLSALLFVAALLLGSCVLVLLWLPVLAFYLARYAPKRFPVLHFSIANTHHLSSRTRLAVCAFFIALTANIGMNTMTDSFRDATERWLSQRLYAPFYLYTEQALSTFKAPAGMLLTPLLQFKTVMANADVTLSSYPVHNAGQQALVLDSAVPSAWSQFVEANGVFINQQFAYKHAIKLGDSISIDRQTYNQLYGGMLDSTSDSGILSKEIQLNVLGIYPDYGNLENQVLIPLPLFREKHKDALFSGVIALAPVKGQVSAERIKALLYNESQNQAADTDDQLFSRKALLALSMKTFDKTFVLTDGLNIVTLLVAGLAFAISLSILALANNSQLSVLRAFGVSQLRVKLSLLSQYMVICLLTAALALPFGVYLASVFINYVNRFAFNWTYPLLINVSTMAFTVLFSLAFVLSVILLPLGKLKPKVDLRQESQL; this is translated from the coding sequence ATGAACGCGCTCTTTCTCACTTTCAATGCAATGCTTGCAATGGCTCGCACACGACCATGGGAGCCTTTGCTGATTATAGTTGCCATTTTACTGGCCAATGCAGGGCTAGTAACGGTCTTACTGATAAACGAAGGAGCAAGCCAGGGCGCGCTGACTCAGCAAAACGGTACGTTATTGAATGGCACTATCATCACCGCTGCACAGCAGCAATCCTTGGCTGCGCAAACTACAGAGCAATCAGGTGCTGCACATACTAATGCCTTACACCTAAACACGTCACACTACAGCAAACTGAGAAAAGCGGGTTTTACGGATATAATCGCATTTTCGCAACGAGAGGTTACGTTGCAATGTAAAGAGAAAATAGACAACCGCAAGACGCTCAACCTTATCGGATTAGACACTCAGCCTCTTCTTGGAAGCCGGTTTAAACAACTAACTATACAACCCAGTAGAAGTACAGCTACCTCGAAGCCATCTCCTAGTGGCCAATTTATAATAGACGCGCTTATTAACCCCATTACCGTTGCTGAATTAAACTGCAATCAACCGCTTTATACTACTGGTGAAAAAACGTGGTCTAGCGATATCAGAGTGTCTGTTGACAGCAAAATGCCTGAAGATACGCTGGTTGTTTCAATCGCTGATTTTTATACCGACAATATCTCGCCATTCAATACTCCCCTCGCTGGTTTGATATCTATAACTGAACTAACGCCAGCAATGCGAGAGCAACTCGACAATCTTCTGCCGTTTAAAATTAATATTAAATCAACGTATAATAATGACACAGGAACCTTACCGGAAAGTTTTACGCTTAATCTATGGGCAATGAGTATGCTGATGGGGGTTGTCGCACTCTTTATCGTACTAAATGCTCTAAATTTAATGTACAAAGCACGGCTATTTAATGTACTTAGGTTCAGGCAACTCGGTGTTTCTAGCAGATTGCTCGGCGTTGCGCTTTTGGTAGAGCTATTGTTTTATTGCATCTTGGGCGTACCGATAGGTATTTATGTAGGGTTCGAGGCCGCGTCGGCGCTTTCTCCAGTGATCAAAGGAACCTTCTCTTCATTATTTGACGCCGCCTTTGTTACACCAGATATCGATGTTATCTTTATCTTCTCGCTCGCCTTTTTTATTACATTTGTGGCACTTTGCCTTTTTGCTATCGTACCTATTAGGCAGCTGTCTAAATCACTTCTAACTCATCGACAGCAGCAAAGAAGCACGCCTTCTATTCGCTTTGTCTGCTGCACTAGTATTGTTATTTTAGTTGTGTTGTACGGTGTTAGCATTTTTATCCATTCAACGCTTAGTGCGCTACTTTTTGTGGCAGCTTTACTGCTAGGAAGCTGCGTACTGGTTCTGCTTTGGTTACCGGTTTTAGCCTTTTACCTTGCTCGTTATGCACCCAAGCGATTTCCAGTATTACACTTTTCAATCGCCAACACGCATCACTTGTCGTCTAGGACTCGATTGGCGGTTTGCGCTTTTTTTATTGCGCTCACTGCTAACATCGGCATGAACACAATGACTGACAGTTTTAGAGACGCTACGGAACGTTGGCTGTCACAGCGGCTCTACGCCCCTTTTTATTTGTATACCGAACAAGCGCTCTCAACGTTTAAAGCGCCCGCTGGGATGCTGTTAACACCGCTTCTCCAATTTAAAACGGTTATGGCCAATGCCGATGTTACGTTGAGTAGTTACCCTGTGCACAATGCGGGTCAACAGGCGCTTGTATTAGACAGCGCAGTACCCTCAGCATGGAGCCAGTTTGTCGAGGCAAATGGTGTATTCATCAACCAACAATTTGCTTACAAACACGCAATTAAATTAGGTGATTCAATTTCGATAGACCGCCAAACCTATAATCAACTTTATGGTGGAATGTTAGACAGCACGTCGGACTCGGGAATACTGTCCAAAGAGATACAGCTTAACGTTCTCGGTATCTACCCTGACTATGGCAATTTAGAAAACCAAGTATTAATCCCCCTTCCTTTGTTTAGAGAGAAGCATAAAGATGCACTGTTTTCTGGCGTTATTGCACTGGCACCGGTTAAGGGCCAAGTGAGCGCAGAGAGAATAAAAGCATTGCTATACAATGAATCACAAAATCAGGCGGCGGATACTGATGATCAACTGTTCAGTAGAAAGGCACTACTTGCGCTCTCTATGAAAACCTTCGACAAAACGTTTGTGCTTACCGATGGGCTCAATATCGTCACGCTTTTGGTGGCCGGTTTAGCCTTCGCTATATCGCTGAGTATTTTAGCGCTCGCCAATAACAGCCAGCTCAGCGTGTTAAGAGCATTTGGTGTGAGCCAATTGCGGGTTAAGCTATCTTTACTTTCCCAGTATATGGTTATCTGCTTACTTACTGCGGCGTTAGCGTTACCCTTTGGGGTCTATTTGGCTTCGGTGTTTATTAACTACGTCAATCGATTTGCTTTTAACTGGACTTACCCTCTTTTGATAAATGTTAGCACTATGGCGTTCACCGTGCTTTTTTCATTAGCGTTTGTATTATCGGTTATCTTATTGCCACTGGGGAAACTCAAGCCAAAAGTAGATTTGCGACAAGAGTCACAGTTATGA
- a CDS encoding lipocalin-like domain-containing protein, with translation MNKFSYYPKNALFHCIVALSFCAMAGCSDDNLVNSQVTKSTPSSQPGPRNFFGELSIDDNFAQVQQSVPLRLPFDHESHPNFQLEWWYFTFVLEGEHRETGQVQQLGLQYTLFRFNTNSKAKKTSHWSNSQQFMAHASLHSKTQHFFEERFATGSVGNAYVSNAPFQAVIDDWSVKSENATPFPSILQFSINPQLPNKSRLISAGNSSAKALGTLHLTATQPFIKQGVDGYSKKTSDERLRSYYYSQPFIDAKGEIIIENEVFKVTGKGWYDHEWTSHLVARDAMGWDWFSLHLDNGSKLMAFRMHTLSSNANAAKNSVEMFTTGSFITANGKKVALEANDISITPVEYETIVLSDAEGSIEKQVPTHWQMLVPKANIAVNIRPFKQGQWNASVFPYYEGRIEIEGSHKGSGFLELTGY, from the coding sequence ATGAATAAATTTTCGTATTATCCAAAAAATGCCCTTTTTCACTGCATTGTCGCTTTATCGTTTTGCGCAATGGCGGGCTGTAGCGACGACAATTTAGTGAACTCACAGGTTACTAAGTCCACACCAAGTAGCCAGCCAGGCCCCAGAAATTTTTTTGGTGAACTATCCATTGATGATAACTTTGCTCAAGTACAACAGTCCGTCCCTCTTCGGCTTCCTTTCGACCATGAAAGCCACCCTAATTTCCAATTGGAGTGGTGGTATTTTACCTTTGTTCTAGAAGGTGAACACCGCGAAACGGGGCAAGTTCAACAACTTGGTCTTCAATATACGCTTTTTCGATTTAACACCAACAGCAAAGCAAAGAAAACTAGCCACTGGTCAAACTCACAACAGTTTATGGCACATGCGTCGTTACACAGTAAAACACAGCATTTTTTTGAAGAGCGATTCGCCACAGGAAGCGTTGGAAACGCGTATGTAAGTAATGCGCCTTTTCAAGCCGTCATTGATGACTGGTCAGTAAAGAGTGAAAACGCTACGCCCTTTCCTTCCATCTTGCAATTTTCAATCAACCCTCAGCTTCCAAACAAGTCACGTTTAATATCAGCCGGCAATAGTAGTGCAAAGGCATTAGGTACCCTGCACCTTACCGCCACACAACCTTTTATAAAACAAGGGGTTGACGGTTACAGCAAGAAAACCAGTGACGAGCGACTGCGTTCGTACTATTACAGCCAACCGTTTATTGATGCTAAAGGTGAAATAATCATTGAAAATGAAGTATTTAAGGTAACAGGTAAGGGTTGGTACGACCATGAATGGACCAGCCATTTAGTTGCGCGAGATGCCATGGGCTGGGATTGGTTTTCGCTACACCTTGATAATGGCAGCAAGCTCATGGCGTTTAGAATGCATACGTTATCAAGCAACGCCAATGCAGCAAAAAATTCAGTTGAAATGTTCACAACGGGCAGCTTTATAACGGCTAACGGAAAAAAAGTAGCCCTTGAAGCAAATGATATTTCAATTACGCCCGTAGAATATGAAACTATTGTACTTTCAGACGCTGAAGGAAGTATTGAGAAGCAAGTGCCCACACACTGGCAAATGTTGGTGCCTAAAGCCAATATCGCGGTGAATATTCGCCCTTTTAAACAGGGCCAATGGAATGCCAGCGTGTTTCCTTATTACGAGGGCCGTATCGAGATAGAGGGAAGTCACAAGGGAAGTGGCTTCTTAGAACTAACGGGTTACTAA